From a single Mobula birostris isolate sMobBir1 chromosome 13, sMobBir1.hap1, whole genome shotgun sequence genomic region:
- the LOC140206987 gene encoding uncharacterized protein — protein MAHQQVHTRERPFTCSDCGRGFTLSSHLLTHQRVHTGEKLFTCSVCGRGFTQSSHLLAHQSVHTGEWPFTCPECGKGFTRLSHLQIHQRGHTGEKPFTCSECGKGFTRSSILQSHQRVHTGEKPFTCSVCGKGFTRSSNLQSHQQIHTGEKPFACSVCGKGFTLSSTLQSHQQVHTGERLFTCSECGRGFTQSSHLHIHQRGHTGEKPFTCSDCGKGFTRSSILQRHQRVHTGEKPFTCSVCGKGFTWSSTLQSHQQIHTGKKPFTCSVCGKGFTLSSILQSHQRVHTGEKPFTCSECGNGFTRSSTLQSHQRVHTGEKPFTCSVCGKGFTRSSDLQNHQRVHTGEKPFTCSFCGKGFTRSSTLQSHQRVHTGEKLFTCSVCGKGFVLSSTLQSHQRVHTGERLFTCSDCGKGFARSSHLLAHQSVHTGEWSFTCSECGKGFTWSSGLLKHQRVHNGEKPFTCSECGKRFTQSSNLQRHQQVHTGEKLFTCLECGKGFTESSQLLAHQSVHNGKRPLL, from the coding sequence atggcacaccagcaagttcatactagggagcggccattcacctgctcggactgtgggaggggattcactttgtcatctcacttactgacacaccagcgagttcacactggggagaagctgttcacctgctcagtctgtgggagaggattcactcagtcatcccacttactggcacaccagtcagttcacaccggggagtggccattcacctgtccagaatgtgggaagggattcactcggttatcccacctacagattcatcagcgaggtcacactggggagaagccattcacctgctcagaatgtgggaagggattcactcggtcatccatcctacagagtcatcagcgagttcacactggggagaagccgttcacctgctcagtctgtgggaagggattcactcggtcatccaacctacagagtcaccagcaaattcacactggggagaagccatttgcctgctcagtctgtgggaagggatttacactgtcatccaccctacagagtcatcagcaagttcacactggggagaggctgttcacctgctctgaatgtgggaggggattcactcagtcatcccacctacataTTCATCAGCGaggtcacactggggagaagccgttcacctgctcggactgtgggaagggattcactcggtcatccatcctacagagacaccagcgagttcacactggggagaagccattcacctgctcagtctgtgggaagggattcacttggtcatccaccctacagagtcaccagcaaattcacactgggaagaagccgttcacctgctcagtctgtgggaagggatttacactGTCATCcatcctacagagtcatcagcgagttcacactggggagaagccattcacctgctcagaatgtgggaatggattcactcggtcatccaccctacagagtcatcagcgagttcacactggggagaagccgttcacctgctcagtctgtgggaagggattcactcggtcatccgacctacagaatcatcagcgagttcacactggggagaagccgtttacctgctcattctgtgggaagggattcactcggtcatccaccctacagagtcaccagcgagttcacactggagagaagctgttcacctgctcagtctgtgggaagggatttgtactgtcatccaccctacagagtcatcagcgagttcacacaggggagaggctgttcacctgctcagactgtgggaagggattcgctcggtcatcccacctactggcacaccagtcagttcacactggggagtggtcgttcacctgctcagaatgtgggaagggatttacttggTCATCTGGTCTCTtgaaacaccagcgagttcacaatggggagaagccattcacctgctcagaatgtgggaagagattcactcagtcatccaacctacagagacatcagcaagttcacactggggagaaactgttcacctgcttagaatgtgggaagggattcactgaatcatcccaactactggcacaccagtcagttcacaatgggaAGAGGCCGTTGTTATGA
- the LOC140208000 gene encoding uncharacterized protein: protein MPLVRHFTGLLSAVEISNKLNRYYQEDKRCVTILAVAEAPIKCAGVRVVAGPEYRACAQYSKGLGKSRAQVKHNKEFVYSNLEHNTPVLLSLSRYLRSGAKDSLDQLTDWHARHFTHCSDRGNGFSWSFQLKVRQRVHTGETPFTCSECGKGFTQSSTLMAHKSVHPGEKPFTCSDCGKGFTQSSKLKLHQRVHTGERPFTCSDCGKAFTQSSKLKVHQRVHTGERPFTCSECGKGFTESSQLLRHQSDHTGKWPFTCSVCGKGFTFSSHLKVHQRVHTGERPFTCSDCGKGFYQSSHLQEHRLLHTGGRSFICSVCGKGFPRFCQLLSHQRVHTRERPFTCSVCGKAFTWSSQLQRHQRVHTG from the exons CGTTGCGTAACAATTCTCGctgtcgctgaagcaccgatcaaatgcgcaggcgtcagggttgtgGCTGGTCccgaatatcgcgcatgcgcgcaATATTCAAAAGGCCTCGGCAAAAGTCGGGCGCAG gttaaacacaacaaggaatttgtctacagcAATCTCgagcacaacacgccagttttgctgtctctgtccagatatttaagaagtggagcaaaggATTCACTTGATCAGCTGACTGACTGGCATGCTCGTCATTTTACACATTGCTCAGACAGAGGGAATGGATTCAgttggtcatttcaactgaaggtacgtcagcgagttcacactggagagacgccgttcacctgctcagagtgcgggaagggattcactcagtcatccaccctaatggcacacaagtcagttcaccctggggagaagccgttcacctgctcagactgtgggaaaggattcactcagtcatctaaactgaagttacatcagcgagttcacactggggagaggccattcacctgctcagactgtgggaaggcattcactcagtcatctaaactgaaggtacatcagagagttcacactggggagaggccattcacctgttcagagtgcgggaagggattcactgagtcatctcagctactgagacaccagtcagaccacactgggaaatggccgttcacctgctcagtctgtgggaagggattcactttctcgtctcatctgaaggtacatcagcgagttcacactggggagaggccgttcacctgttcagactgtgggaaaggattctatCAGTCATCCCACCTTCAAGAACACCGGTTACTTCACACTGGGGGGCGGTCGTTCATCTGCTCagtatgtgggaagggattccctcGGTTTTGTCAACTACTGagccaccagcgagttcacacaagggagaggccattcacctgctccgtgtgtgggaaggcattcacttggtcatcccaactacagagacaccagcgagttcacactgggtag